CAAGCGCGTGGTGGTGATCGCGGTGATGGACCTGGGCACCGGCTTCCGGGGATCGCTGGAGCGCGAGCACAGCAGCCGCTTCGGCGACCGCTGGGGCGATGCCACGGCGCTGGAAGCGGCGTTCATCCACGGTGTCACGCGCTTTCGCGACCCGGGGCGCGGGCAGGGCCTCAAGCAGATCCGCAAGAAGGTGGGCCGGTGGGGCGGCAAGATCGCCATCCGCAGCGGCACGGCCCGCATCTCCGACGTGCCGGACTGGGACGATTCGCCGCCCATGGCCACGGAGCTGGCCGACTTTCCCGGCTCGCAGATCCTGATCGTTCTTCCGGCCAAGGCGCCGGCGCCGCCCGCGGAGCCCGCCGCGCGCACCGCCGCCCGGCCCGGACCCGTCCGCCGCTAGTCGGCTTTCGCAATCACGCACTTACGCACCCCCAGAGGGCCATGAGCACCGTTACGTTTCAGACCAACAAGGGCACCTTCACCGCCGAGCTGTACGCCAACGAGGCGCCCGGCACCGTGCAGAACTTCACGAAGCTGGTGAAGGATGGCTACTACGACGGCATCATCTTCCACCGCGTGATCCCCGACTTCGTGGTGCAGGGCGGCGACCCCATCACCAAGGAAGCGGGCGGCGTGAACAACCCGCGCGTCGGCACCGGCGGCCCGGGCTACAACATCAAGTGCGAGACCCAGGGCAACCCGCACCGCCACGAGGTGGGCGCCCTGTCGATGGCCCACGCCGGCAAGGACACGGGCGGCAGCCAGTTCTTCATCGTGCTCAGCGAGCAGAACACGCGTCACCTGAACGGGGTGCACACGGTGTTCGGCAAGGTCACCGAGGGGCTGGACGTGATCTTTCAGCTCGCCAAGGGCGACAAGATGGAGAAGGTGACCGTCAGCGACGGCGCCGCGGCCTGACCGCCATGCTGCAAGGGCGCAGGATCGCTCCGCTTCCCATCGACCTGTACCGCGCCGCCCGCCGCTCGGTGACTTCGCTCTTCAGCAACCTGGTGACCCGCCCCACGGGGCGGGCCATCCGCACCGGGGTAGAGAGCCAGCTCGCCGAGATCGAGGACCGGGAGGTCACGTTGTCGATCCTGGACTTTTCGCAGGTCCGGGTGCTGGACTATTCCTGCGCCGACGAAATCGTCGCGAAGCTCCTGCTGCGCTACGTGGGCGACGAGCGCCCGGGAGAGGCGTTCTTCGTCGTCCGCAACGTGCAGGAGCACCACGTCGAGGCCATCGAGGCCGTGCTGGAGCGCCACGGCCTGCTCCTGGTCGCCATCCAGGACGAAGGCGACGTGGCGCTGCTGGGCGAAGCCGATGCCACGCAGCGCGCGGTGTGGGACGCCCTGGTGCGCCGCGGCCGTGCCAGCCGCGCCGACCTGGCCGACGACACCGGCGTGGCGCGCGAGGCGGTGACGGCCGCGCTGGCGCACCTCTATCTGAAGCGGGTGGCCGCCGTGCACGTGGACGGCACCATCTCGCCGCTGTCCGCCTTCGTCGCGCAGGAGGGATGATGCCGCACCCGGCCGGCCCCGGTACCCAG
This genomic window from Longimicrobium sp. contains:
- a CDS encoding peptidylprolyl isomerase gives rise to the protein MSTVTFQTNKGTFTAELYANEAPGTVQNFTKLVKDGYYDGIIFHRVIPDFVVQGGDPITKEAGGVNNPRVGTGGPGYNIKCETQGNPHRHEVGALSMAHAGKDTGGSQFFIVLSEQNTRHLNGVHTVFGKVTEGLDVIFQLAKGDKMEKVTVSDGAAA